The Streptomyces sp. HUAS MG91 sequence TCAGAGAACGCGCCGGGGGCACGCGAGGATGCGCCATTCGAATGACATCCACACGACGGTATGAATCTCATACCGGAGGGGAACCGTCGGCCTTGTGAAGCGTTCCGCCGTCCGGTAGTGCGCCGGGGCGCGCGCCGTCAGCCCGCCGCTCCGTGGCGTACGGCCCAGAGCGCGGCCTGGGTGCGGTCCGCGAGGTCGAGTTTCATGAGGATGTTCGACACGTGGGTCTTGACGGTCTTCTCGGAGAGGATCAGGGCGCGGGCGATCTCCCGGTTCGAGCGGCCGTCGGCGATCAGGCCGAGCACCTCCCGCTCCCGCTCGGTGAGGGAACCGCCTCTGCCCTGCCCGCCGGTGGTCTCCTCCTGGGAGAGCAGGGCGCCCGCCACCTCCGGCTGGAGCAGGATGTGGCCCGCGTGGACGGAGCGGATGGCGCCGGCCAGGGCGTCGGGATCCACGTCCTTGTACACGTAACCGGCGGCTCCGGCGCGCAGCGCGGGGATCACCGTGCGCTGCTCGGTGAAGCTGGTGACGATCAGGACCTTGGCCGGGTTGGCCAGTTCGCGCAGTGTGCGCAGGGCCTCGACGCCGTCCATGCCGGGCATCTTGACGTCCATGAGCACGACGTCGGGCCGGAGCTCCTCGGCGCGGGCGACTCCCTCCGCGCCGTCGGCCGCCTCGCCGACGACCTCGATGTCGTCCTGGACCTCCAGGAACGTGCGCAGGCCGCGGCGGACGACCTGGTGGTCGTCGACCAGCAGGACCTTGATCGCGTCAGCCACCGGGGACCTCCATCTCGACCGTGGTGCCCTTGCCGGGCTCCGATTCCACTGTGAGGCTGCCGCCGGCTCCGCTCGCCCGGTCCCGCATGGAGACCAGGCCCAGATGGCGTCCGGCGCGGCGGATCCCCTGCGGGTCGAAGCCCGAGCCGTCGTCGGTGACGCGGAGCACCGCGCCCGCGCCGCGCTTGTGGAGGGTCACCTCGACGCGCTCGGCCCCCGAGTGGCGCAGGGCGTTGTGCAGCGCCTCCTGGGCGACGCGCAGCACGGCCTCCTCCTGGGCGGCGGGCAGGGCGCGGATGCCGCCGGTGGTGAAGGTGACGTGGGCGCCGTGGGCGCGGTCGAGGACCTGGATCTGGGTGCGGAGCGTGGCCACCAGGCCGTCCTCGTCGAGGGCGGCGGGGCGCAGCTCCACGACGGCCGCGCGCAGTTCGTCGGTGGCCTCCGCCGCCAGGTCCACGACGTGCCGCAGCTCTTCCTTGGCGCGGTCCGGGTCGCGGTCAACGAGCTTGGCCGCGGCCTGTGCGGTCAGGCGGAGCGAGAAGAGCTTCTGGCTGACCGCGTCGTGCAGTTCGTGGGCGAGGCGGGAGCGCTCCTCGGCGATGGTGAGCTCGCGGCTGCGCTCGTACAGGCGGGCGTTGGTGAGGGCGATCGCGGCGTGCTGGGCGAGGATGCCGAGCAGTTCCTCGTCCTCCTGGGTGAAGCCGCAGCCGCCCTGGGGCTTCGGGCACTTCTTGTTCGCGAGGAACAGGGCGCCGATCGTCTCGTCGCCGTCCTTGACGGGCAGGCCGAGGAAGTCGGACATGTCGGGGTGGGCGGCGGGCCAGCCCTCGAAGCGGGGGTCCTCGCGGACGTCGGCGAGGCGCTCGGTGCGGGCCTCGCGCAGCATCGCGGCGAGGATGCCGTGCTGGCGCGGCAGGGGGCCGATGGCCTTCCACTGCGCGTCGCTGACGCCGTCGACGACGAACTGGGCGAAGCCGCCGTGGTCGTCGGGCACGCCGAGCGCGGCGTACTCGGCGTCGAGCAGCTCGCGCGCCGAGGCGACGATCGTCTTGAGGACGTCGCGCACCTCGAGGTGCCTGCTCATGGCCAGGAGTGCGGCGCTCACCGCCCCGAGGCCAGTCCGTGGACCGTGACTCATGTCCCAACCGTACCGGTGGGGTGTGACAGTCCGTATCGGACCGGTGGCGGCTTCCGCCTAGGGCCCTGGGCCTAGGGCGAAGGGCCCTGCGGCGTCGCGACCCGCGCCGGAGGTGCCTGGTCCCCCGCCGTTCCTACGTTGAAGGCGTTGCAGGCAGGAGCGGGAACGCCGGAGCAAGGGGACGATTGTCATGGCAGTAGCGATCATCACGGGTGCGTCGCGGGGGTTCGGCCGGGCGTTGGCGACCGTGCTGGCCGAGCGGGGCTGGGATCTCGTCCTGGACGCGCGGAACGCGGGGCCGCTGGAGGAGACCGCGGCGCGGCTCGCGGAGCACGGCGGGAAGGTGCGGGCCGTGCCGGGCGACGTGACGGACGGCGGGCACCGGGCGGGTCTGGTCGCGGCGGCCCGGGAGCTGGGCGGGCTCGATCTGCTGGTGAACAACGCGGGCGTGCTGGGGGTGGAGCCGCTGGTGACGCTGGAGGAGCTGCCGGCCGACGCGTTCCGCCGGGTGCTGGAGGTGAATGCGGTGGCGCCGCTGGCGCTGGTCCAGGAGGCGCTGCCGCTGCTGCGGCGCGCGCCGGCCGGTGCCGTCGTGAACCTGACGTCGGACGCGGCCACGGAGGCGTACCGCACCTGGGGCGGCTACGGGGCGACGAAGGCGGCGCTCGACCAGGTGTCGGCGGTCCTCGCGGTGGAGGAGCCGGGGCTGCGGGTCTGGGCGGTCGATCCGGGCGGGATGCGTACGGACATGCTGGCGGCGGCCGAGCCGGACGAGGATCTCAGCGAGGTGCCGCGGCCCGAGGACGTGGTGCCCGCCTTCGTACGGCTGCTCGACGAGCGGCCCGCCAGCGGCCGGTACGCGGCGTCCGCTCTGCTGGAGGTGCGATGACGCTCGCGCTGCGGGTCCCGGAAGAACTGCTGGCGCGGGTCCCGGCCGAGCAGCGGGGGCCCGGCCGGGACAGATCGTCGGTGCGGATGCTGGTGTCGCGCGGGACGGCGGTGGCCCATCACCGCTTCACGGAACTGCCCGAGGTCCTGCGCGCCGGGGATCTGCTCGTCGTCAACACCTCCCCCACCTTGGCGGCCGCCGTGGACGGAACGGTCGGGCACGCGCGCGTGGTCGTGCATTTCTCGACGCGGGGCGACGGCGGGCGCTGGGCGGTCGAGCTGCGGGAGCCGGACGGGCGGGGCACCACGCGCCCGCGCGCGGGCGGGTCGGAAGGGGCGGTCGTGACGCTCCCCGACGGTGTGCGCCTGGTGTACGAGGAGCCGGTCGCGGCGGGCAGCGAGCGGCTGTGGTGGGTGCGGGCGAGCGGGGACGTGCCGGCGCTGCTGCGGGCGCACGGGCGGCCGATCCGCTATTCCTACACGGAGCGGGACCAGCCGCTGTCGGTGTACCAGACCGTGTTCGCGCTGCCCTACGCGGACGGGGCGGGCAGTGCCGAGATGCCGAGTGCGGCGCGGCCGTTCACGGATCGTGTGGTGGCGCGGCTGGTGAGCCGGGGCGTGGAGTTCGCGCCGATCACGCTGCACACGGGGGTGGCGTCGGCGGAGTCGCACGAGCCGCCCTACGGCGAGCGGTTCGAGGTGCCCGAGGCGTCGGCCCGGCTGATCAACGCCGCGCGGGCCGGGGGTGGCCGGGTCGTGGCGGTGGGGACCACCGCGGTGCGCGCCGTCGAGTCGGCCGTCGGCGGCGACGGGGTGGTG is a genomic window containing:
- a CDS encoding response regulator transcription factor, whose product is MADAIKVLLVDDHQVVRRGLRTFLEVQDDIEVVGEAADGAEGVARAEELRPDVVLMDVKMPGMDGVEALRTLRELANPAKVLIVTSFTEQRTVIPALRAGAAGYVYKDVDPDALAGAIRSVHAGHILLQPEVAGALLSQEETTGGQGRGGSLTEREREVLGLIADGRSNREIARALILSEKTVKTHVSNILMKLDLADRTQAALWAVRHGAAG
- a CDS encoding GAF domain-containing sensor histidine kinase, which produces MSHGPRTGLGAVSAALLAMSRHLEVRDVLKTIVASARELLDAEYAALGVPDDHGGFAQFVVDGVSDAQWKAIGPLPRQHGILAAMLREARTERLADVREDPRFEGWPAAHPDMSDFLGLPVKDGDETIGALFLANKKCPKPQGGCGFTQEDEELLGILAQHAAIALTNARLYERSRELTIAEERSRLAHELHDAVSQKLFSLRLTAQAAAKLVDRDPDRAKEELRHVVDLAAEATDELRAAVVELRPAALDEDGLVATLRTQIQVLDRAHGAHVTFTTGGIRALPAAQEEAVLRVAQEALHNALRHSGAERVEVTLHKRGAGAVLRVTDDGSGFDPQGIRRAGRHLGLVSMRDRASGAGGSLTVESEPGKGTTVEMEVPGG
- a CDS encoding SDR family oxidoreductase: MAVAIITGASRGFGRALATVLAERGWDLVLDARNAGPLEETAARLAEHGGKVRAVPGDVTDGGHRAGLVAAARELGGLDLLVNNAGVLGVEPLVTLEELPADAFRRVLEVNAVAPLALVQEALPLLRRAPAGAVVNLTSDAATEAYRTWGGYGATKAALDQVSAVLAVEEPGLRVWAVDPGGMRTDMLAAAEPDEDLSEVPRPEDVVPAFVRLLDERPASGRYAASALLEVR
- a CDS encoding S-adenosylmethionine:tRNA ribosyltransferase-isomerase → MTLALRVPEELLARVPAEQRGPGRDRSSVRMLVSRGTAVAHHRFTELPEVLRAGDLLVVNTSPTLAAAVDGTVGHARVVVHFSTRGDGGRWAVELREPDGRGTTRPRAGGSEGAVVTLPDGVRLVYEEPVAAGSERLWWVRASGDVPALLRAHGRPIRYSYTERDQPLSVYQTVFALPYADGAGSAEMPSAARPFTDRVVARLVSRGVEFAPITLHTGVASAESHEPPYGERFEVPEASARLINAARAGGGRVVAVGTTAVRAVESAVGGDGVVRAARGWTELVVTPERGVRVVDGLLTGLHEPEASHLLMLQAIAGREAVSRTYEEALAGLYLWHEFGDVHLILPEERPHPSHCSSNFA